Proteins encoded in a region of the Haloglomus salinum genome:
- a CDS encoding CBS domain-containing protein — MELPTAAELRERRKTDLDMTQSELAEMAGVSQPLIARIEGGDVDPRLSTLRRIVNAMNEAEGAIKRAEDIMNEDLTFVSRDDSVAAAIDLMGEAGFSQLPVVDEGGTPVGLISNSDVRHYSADEVDEIPVAESMSESIVTVGRDATLDEINDYLDHNPAIIVMESGEMVGIITEADVATHLR, encoded by the coding sequence ATGGAACTGCCCACGGCCGCCGAACTCCGGGAACGGCGGAAGACGGACCTCGACATGACCCAGAGCGAGCTGGCGGAGATGGCCGGCGTCTCCCAGCCGCTCATCGCGCGCATCGAGGGCGGCGACGTGGACCCGCGGCTCTCGACCCTCCGGCGCATCGTCAACGCGATGAACGAGGCCGAGGGCGCCATCAAGCGCGCCGAGGACATCATGAACGAGGACCTGACCTTCGTCTCGCGCGACGACAGCGTCGCGGCAGCCATCGACCTGATGGGGGAGGCCGGGTTCTCGCAGTTACCCGTCGTCGACGAGGGTGGGACACCCGTCGGGCTCATCTCGAACTCCGATGTGCGCCACTACAGTGCCGACGAGGTCGACGAGATTCCGGTGGCGGAGTCGATGAGCGAGTCCATCGTCACGGTGGGACGGGACGCCACGCTCGACGAGATCAACGACTATCTCGACCACAACCCCGCCATCATCGTGATGGAGAGTGGCGAGATGGTGGGCATCATCACCGAGGCCGACGTGGCGACGCATCTCCGGTGA